A window of Alphaproteobacteria bacterium contains these coding sequences:
- a CDS encoding branched-chain amino acid aminotransferase, translating into MPVPSFDDRDGLIWLDGELVPWRRANLHVLSHALHYASSVFEGERAYDGEIFRLHEHSARLVRSAAALGFELPASAAEISESCRQVLAANRIGDGYVRPVAWRGSEEMSVAAPASRIHLAIAAWPWPSYFTPQAQAEGVRLARARWRRPPPECAPVAAKAGGHYVIGTMAKHEAMARGFDDALMLDWRGRVAEATGANLFFVAEGALHTPLPDCFLDGLTRQTVISLARARGFEVVERTVMPDEVSAFDEVFLTGSAAELTPVREIEDQHYAVGPVSRRLMADYQDLVRSRAAA; encoded by the coding sequence ATGCCCGTTCCATCTTTCGACGACCGTGACGGCCTAATCTGGCTCGACGGTGAACTCGTTCCCTGGCGCCGGGCCAACCTGCATGTGCTGAGCCACGCGCTGCACTATGCCTCCAGCGTGTTCGAGGGCGAGCGGGCCTACGACGGCGAGATCTTCCGGCTGCACGAGCACAGCGCCCGCCTGGTGCGCTCGGCCGCGGCGCTCGGTTTCGAGCTGCCGGCCAGCGCCGCCGAGATCAGCGAATCCTGCCGCCAGGTGCTGGCCGCCAACCGCATCGGTGATGGCTACGTGCGCCCCGTGGCCTGGCGCGGCAGCGAGGAGATGAGCGTGGCGGCGCCGGCAAGCCGCATTCACTTGGCCATCGCCGCCTGGCCCTGGCCGAGCTACTTCACGCCCCAGGCCCAGGCCGAGGGCGTGCGCCTGGCCCGGGCGCGCTGGCGCCGGCCGCCGCCCGAGTGCGCCCCGGTGGCGGCCAAGGCCGGCGGCCATTACGTCATCGGCACCATGGCCAAGCACGAGGCCATGGCACGCGGCTTTGACGACGCCCTGATGCTGGATTGGCGCGGCCGCGTGGCCGAGGCCACCGGCGCCAACCTTTTCTTCGTCGCCGAGGGCGCCCTGCACACGCCGCTGCCGGATTGTTTCCTCGACGGCCTGACGCGGCAGACGGTGATCTCGCTGGCCCGCGCTCGCGGTTTCGAGGTCGTCGAACGCACGGTGATGCCGGACGAGGTGTCGGCGTTCGACGAGGTCTTCCTCACCGGCTCGGCCGCCGAGCTGACGCCGGTGCGCGAAATCGAGGACCAACACTATGCCGTGGGCCCCGTCAGCCGCCGCCTGATGGCCGACTACCAGGACCTGGTGCGCAGCCGAGCCGCCGCCTGA
- a CDS encoding branched-chain amino acid aminotransferase: MSGPSFDDRDGHIWLNGEMIAWREANVHVLSHALHYASSVFEGERAYEGEIFRLTEHSQRLIGSATAMGFEIPYSLAEIDQACKEVLAINRIQDGYVRPVAWRGAEMMGVSAQECTIHLAIAAWPWPAYFTPEARLQGIRLKTSTWKRPSPESAPVFAKAAGLYMICTLSKHAAEAEGFDDALMLDWRGQVAECTGANIFFGKNGVLHTPTPDCFLDGLTRRSVIDLARARGIKIVERAIMPEEMAGSDEIFVTGTAAEVTPVSQIDDMSFSVGPIARQMMDDYEALVHRRAVAA, encoded by the coding sequence ATGAGCGGCCCCTCCTTCGACGACCGCGACGGTCACATCTGGCTGAACGGCGAAATGATCGCCTGGCGTGAGGCCAACGTGCACGTGCTCAGCCACGCCCTACACTACGCCTCCAGCGTATTCGAAGGCGAGCGCGCCTACGAGGGGGAAATCTTCAGGCTCACCGAGCACAGCCAGCGTCTGATCGGCTCGGCCACGGCCATGGGTTTCGAGATCCCCTATTCGCTGGCCGAGATCGACCAAGCCTGCAAGGAAGTGCTGGCCATCAACCGCATCCAGGACGGCTACGTCCGCCCGGTGGCCTGGCGTGGCGCCGAGATGATGGGGGTTTCGGCCCAGGAATGCACCATCCACCTGGCCATCGCGGCCTGGCCCTGGCCGGCCTATTTCACGCCCGAGGCGCGGCTCCAGGGCATCCGCCTGAAGACCTCGACCTGGAAGCGGCCCTCGCCCGAATCGGCGCCCGTTTTCGCCAAGGCGGCCGGGCTTTACATGATCTGCACGCTTTCCAAGCACGCCGCCGAGGCGGAAGGCTTTGATGACGCCCTGATGCTCGATTGGCGCGGCCAGGTGGCCGAGTGCACCGGCGCCAACATCTTCTTCGGAAAGAACGGTGTTTTGCACACGCCGACGCCCGATTGCTTCCTCGACGGCCTGACCCGGCGTTCGGTCATCGATCTGGCCCGGGCTCGCGGCATCAAGATCGTCGAGCGCGCCATCATGCCCGAGGAGATGGCCGGCTCCGACGAGATCTTCGTCACCGGCACGGCCGCCGAGGTGACGCCGGTGTCGCAGATCGACGACATGAGTTTCTCGGTCGGTCCCATCGCGCGGCAGATGATGGACGACTACGAGGCCCTGGTGCATCGCCGCGCCGTCGCCGCCTAG
- a CDS encoding ATP-grasp domain-containing protein, whose translation MLLVPTTSYRVGDFLEAAAGLGAEVIVGSDQQPVLAGLGSNTACEVDFRHPDLALAQIAALAAERPLDAIVASDEETTWIAAEASARLGIRHNPAAAVEAAGNKFLFRETLAGSGLAGPKYRLFSLDDDPAQARDIPFPCVLKPLAFSASRGVIRADGHNSFVAAFHRIAALLRQHDPEGGRSTSRRILVEDYLPGIEVAFEGLLQAGELTVLALFDKPDPLEGPYFAETIYTTPSRQPAEMQKRIKEVTARAVAALGLRDGPIHAELRINQDGIWPLEIAARSIGGLCSRMLRFGSGLGLEEIILRQALGQPIESLRRQGTAAGVMMLPLPASGRLLAVAGQAAARAVPGITDLTITIAIGEQVQALPEGDRYLGFLFAEGKDPAQAETALRQAFAKLEVRIDQEKKASASP comes from the coding sequence TTGCTCCTGGTCCCGACCACCTCCTACCGGGTCGGCGATTTCCTCGAGGCCGCGGCCGGGCTCGGCGCGGAAGTCATCGTCGGCAGCGACCAGCAGCCGGTGCTGGCCGGGCTGGGATCGAATACGGCCTGCGAAGTCGACTTCCGCCATCCCGACCTGGCGCTGGCCCAGATCGCCGCCCTGGCCGCCGAGAGGCCGCTCGACGCCATCGTCGCCAGCGACGAGGAAACCACCTGGATCGCCGCCGAGGCCTCGGCCCGGCTGGGCATCAGGCACAACCCGGCGGCCGCCGTGGAGGCAGCGGGCAACAAGTTTCTCTTTCGCGAGACCCTGGCGGGGAGCGGCCTCGCGGGGCCGAAATACCGCCTCTTCAGCCTCGATGACGACCCCGCCCAGGCCCGGGACATACCTTTTCCCTGCGTGCTCAAGCCGCTGGCCTTCTCGGCCAGCCGCGGCGTCATCCGGGCCGATGGGCATAACTCGTTCGTCGCCGCCTTCCACCGCATCGCCGCGCTCTTGCGCCAGCACGACCCCGAGGGCGGGCGCTCGACCTCGCGGCGCATTCTCGTCGAAGACTACCTGCCCGGCATCGAGGTGGCCTTCGAGGGCTTGCTGCAGGCCGGCGAACTCACGGTACTGGCGCTGTTTGACAAGCCCGACCCGCTCGAGGGCCCCTATTTCGCCGAAACCATCTACACCACCCCTTCGCGCCAGCCGGCCGAGATGCAAAAGCGCATCAAGGAAGTCACGGCCCGCGCCGTGGCGGCGCTGGGACTGCGCGACGGTCCCATCCACGCCGAGCTCAGGATCAACCAAGACGGCATATGGCCCCTCGAGATCGCCGCCCGCTCGATCGGCGGCCTTTGTTCGCGCATGCTGCGCTTCGGCAGCGGATTGGGGCTGGAAGAGATCATCCTGCGCCAGGCCCTTGGCCAGCCAATCGAATCGCTGCGGCGCCAGGGCACCGCGGCCGGGGTGATGATGCTGCCGCTGCCCGCCTCGGGCCGCCTGCTGGCGGTCGCGGGCCAAGCGGCCGCCCGCGCCGTTCCCGGCATCACCGACCTTACGATCACCATCGCCATCGGCGAACAGGTGCAGGCGCTGCCGGAGGGCGACCGTTACCTGGGATTCCTGTTTGCCGAGGGCAAAGACCCGGCCCAGGCCGAAACCGCCCTGCGCCAGGCCTTCGCCAAGCTCGAGGTGCGGATCGACCAGGAAAAAAAAGCGTCCGCGTCCCCTTAA
- a CDS encoding ATP-binding protein, producing MLKRLLPRTLFGRSLLIIVTPVVLLQIVATYVFYERHWDSVTRRLALGLAGDVAVLMQVLREVPAGAKQNAILTAAEKSMQMRIEFLPDVILPNAPPPAPLANRIIDRMLRKAMEETVFRPYRIDSASHAELVEIRVQLKRGVIRVLASKKRVSSPTTYIFVMWMVGTSLVLLFVAILFLRNQIRPIRRLATAAESFGKGRLNVELKPSGAREVRQAAAAFINMRDRIQRQIAQRTELLAGVSHDLRTPLTRMKLQLAMLDQGAAVEKLKSDVGEMERMVEGYLAFARGQDAEATVETDLHVLLAEVVEEARTQGSTLELSWPTEVGEPQRIVLPLKPGAFKRCLTNLIDNARRYAERIAVSVELGGDHVELMVDDDGPGIAAEQRELVFRPFHRVEGSRNPATGGMGLGLTIARDVMRGHGGEITLSEAPLGGLRACLRLPL from the coding sequence ATGCTGAAACGTTTACTGCCACGCACGCTGTTTGGCCGCTCGCTATTGATCATCGTGACACCGGTGGTGCTGCTGCAGATCGTCGCCACCTATGTCTTCTACGAGCGCCACTGGGATTCGGTCACCCGGCGCCTGGCGCTGGGCCTGGCCGGCGACGTGGCCGTGCTGATGCAGGTGCTGCGCGAGGTGCCGGCCGGCGCCAAGCAAAACGCCATCCTGACGGCGGCGGAAAAGAGCATGCAGATGCGCATCGAGTTCCTGCCCGACGTCATCCTGCCCAACGCGCCGCCGCCGGCGCCCCTGGCCAACCGCATCATCGACAGAATGCTCAGGAAGGCCATGGAGGAGACCGTGTTCCGGCCCTATCGCATCGATTCGGCGAGCCACGCCGAGCTGGTGGAGATCCGCGTCCAGCTCAAGCGCGGCGTGATCCGCGTGCTGGCCTCGAAAAAACGCGTCTCCAGCCCCACGACTTATATTTTCGTGATGTGGATGGTCGGCACCTCGCTGGTGCTGCTGTTCGTGGCCATCCTCTTTCTGCGCAACCAGATCCGGCCCATCCGCCGTCTGGCCACGGCGGCCGAGAGCTTCGGCAAGGGCCGGCTGAATGTCGAGCTCAAGCCCTCGGGCGCGCGCGAGGTGCGCCAGGCCGCCGCCGCCTTCATCAACATGCGCGACCGTATCCAGCGCCAGATCGCCCAGCGCACCGAGCTGCTGGCCGGCGTCAGCCACGACCTGCGCACGCCGCTGACCCGCATGAAGCTGCAGCTCGCCATGCTGGATCAGGGCGCCGCGGTCGAGAAGCTCAAGTCCGACGTGGGCGAGATGGAGCGCATGGTCGAGGGTTATCTCGCTTTCGCCCGCGGCCAGGACGCCGAGGCCACGGTGGAGACCGACTTGCACGTGCTGCTGGCCGAAGTGGTCGAGGAGGCCCGCACCCAGGGCAGCACACTGGAGCTGAGCTGGCCCACGGAGGTTGGCGAGCCCCAACGGATCGTCTTGCCCCTCAAGCCCGGCGCCTTCAAGCGCTGCCTCACCAACCTGATCGACAACGCGCGCCGCTACGCCGAGCGCATCGCCGTCAGCGTCGAACTTGGCGGCGATCACGTCGAGCTCATGGTCGACGACGACGGCCCCGGCATCGCCGCCGAGCAGCGCGAGCTCGTCTTCCGACCCTTCCACCGCGTCGAGGGCTCGCGCAATCCGGCCACCGGCGGCATGGGGCTGGGACTGACCATCGCCCGCGACGTGATGCGCGGCCACGGCGGCGAGATCACCCTCTCGGAAGCACCGCTGGGCGGCCTGCGGGCCTGCCTCAGGCTGCCGCTTTGA
- a CDS encoding response regulator → MPGPAHILVVDDDQRLRDLLRDYLSQNGYLVTTAADAAAARARLVGLEFDLIVLDVMMPGENGLELTTSLRRTSQVPILLLTAMGEAEDRIKGLESGADDYLAKPFEPRELLLRIGSVLRRAAPAPETAEEIAFGDYCFNARRGELLRADEPVKLTSGEVALLRLFAGRPGQTVSRVELSQHGGGASERAIDVQITRLRRKIEPDPRNPRYLHTVWGEGYVLWPD, encoded by the coding sequence ATGCCCGGCCCGGCCCACATCCTGGTGGTCGACGACGACCAGCGTTTGCGCGATTTGCTGCGCGATTACCTGAGCCAGAACGGCTACCTCGTCACCACCGCCGCCGACGCCGCCGCGGCCCGGGCCCGGCTGGTGGGACTGGAGTTCGACCTCATCGTGCTCGACGTCATGATGCCGGGCGAGAACGGCCTGGAGCTGACGACCAGCCTGCGGCGTACCTCCCAGGTGCCGATCCTGCTGCTGACGGCCATGGGCGAGGCCGAGGACCGCATCAAGGGCTTGGAGAGCGGTGCCGACGACTATCTGGCCAAGCCCTTCGAGCCGCGCGAGCTGTTGCTGCGCATCGGCAGCGTGCTGCGCCGCGCCGCCCCGGCACCCGAGACGGCCGAGGAGATCGCCTTCGGCGACTATTGTTTCAACGCCCGGCGCGGCGAGTTGCTCCGGGCCGACGAGCCGGTCAAGCTGACCTCGGGCGAGGTGGCACTGCTGAGATTGTTCGCCGGGCGCCCGGGCCAGACAGTCAGCCGGGTTGAGCTCAGCCAACACGGCGGCGGCGCCAGCGAACGCGCCATCGACGTCCAGATCACTCGCCTGCGCCGCAAGATCGAGCCTGATCCCCGCAACCCGCGCTACCTGCATACCGTGTGGGGCGAGGGCTACGTGTTGTGGCCCGACTGA
- a CDS encoding MarR family transcriptional regulator, which translates to MADVKSDATPDTLPQDPGPDEEEIRQGIELLFYAYRDFTSDPDAILAGSGFGRAHHRVVHFVGRRPGITVAELLDILRITKQSLSRVLSQLIEQDYIVQQKGSRDRRQRLLFLTEKGSELERSLARPQHQRVGEAYRQAGPEAVAAYRKILLGLINESDREAVLKSFRGR; encoded by the coding sequence ATGGCTGACGTAAAATCCGACGCGACACCGGACACCCTGCCGCAGGACCCTGGCCCGGACGAGGAGGAGATCCGCCAGGGCATCGAGCTTTTGTTCTACGCCTACCGCGACTTCACCTCCGACCCCGACGCCATCCTGGCCGGCTCGGGTTTCGGCCGGGCCCATCACCGGGTGGTGCATTTCGTCGGCCGCCGGCCGGGCATCACGGTGGCCGAGCTTTTGGACATCCTGCGTATCACCAAGCAGTCGCTGAGCCGGGTGCTGAGCCAGCTTATCGAGCAAGACTACATCGTCCAGCAAAAGGGCAGCCGCGACCGCCGCCAGCGCCTGCTCTTCCTCACCGAGAAAGGCAGCGAGCTGGAGCGTTCGCTGGCTCGGCCGCAGCACCAGCGGGTGGGCGAGGCCTACCGCCAGGCCGGCCCCGAGGCAGTGGCGGCCTACCGCAAGATACTGTTGGGGCTGATCAACGAAAGCGACCGCGAGGCCGTGCTCAAATCCTTCCGCGGGCGCTGA